A section of the bacterium genome encodes:
- a CDS encoding CehA/McbA family metallohydrolase, producing MMFCNPFERKGNWYKGNLHTHTTNSDGVFSPEEICKLYKEQGYDFIAITDHHKITTVSEKPDDLLLIPSSEMSNKSHIVGLNLKEEFDETGMSDQKIINEIVEQNGLAIMAHPYWRGTPSNDLIALDKYIGIEIYNNVCHVSQGKGFSTVHFDDILQTGKQILGFASDDTHRENALFGGFIMVKAEELTLEGILEAIELGSFYSSTGVLINSCTLNDTTIHIKFDSALTADFIGHNGRGRRVSADNAEINEAEYQIKGTEKYLRIEITDKNNKKAWVNPLFL from the coding sequence ATGATGTTTTGTAATCCGTTTGAGAGAAAAGGTAATTGGTATAAAGGGAATCTTCATACTCATACCACAAACTCAGATGGAGTGTTTTCCCCGGAAGAGATATGCAAACTATATAAAGAGCAAGGGTACGATTTTATTGCTATTACCGACCACCATAAAATTACAACTGTATCTGAAAAACCAGACGACCTATTATTAATTCCGAGCTCTGAAATGAGTAATAAATCTCATATAGTTGGGCTAAACCTTAAAGAAGAGTTTGATGAAACAGGTATGTCTGACCAGAAAATTATAAATGAAATAGTTGAGCAGAATGGACTGGCTATAATGGCTCATCCTTATTGGAGAGGGACTCCTTCCAATGACCTAATTGCTCTTGACAAATATATTGGTATTGAAATTTATAATAATGTATGCCACGTTTCTCAAGGTAAAGGTTTTTCAACTGTCCACTTTGATGACATTCTTCAGACAGGCAAACAAATACTTGGGTTTGCTTCAGATGATACCCATAGAGAAAACGCTCTGTTTGGAGGTTTTATAATGGTAAAAGCTGAGGAGTTAACTCTTGAAGGCATACTGGAAGCAATTGAGTTAGGTAGTTTTTACTCTTCAACGGGAGTATTGATAAATAGTTGTACATTAAACGATACAACTATTCATATAAAGTTTGATTCTGCTTTAACGGCAGATTTTATAGGACACAATGGTAGAGGTAGAAGAGTTTCAGCAGATAATGCTGAGATAAATGAAGCTGAATATCAAATAAAAGGAACAGAAAAATATTTAAGGATAGAAATTACAGATAAGAATAATAAAAAAGCTTGGGTTAATCCTCTGTTTTTGTAA
- a CDS encoding sugar phosphate isomerase/epimerase, translating to MFKNLSLKSFNINTGLRESLRLANLGNFEGIDLNILDVEALCQTHSVNYVKGMLDSFNIKPGVWNLSSDITLTDAGFTANIDKLTSLVEISEKIGANRCVLSLPVGSDTTSCEDFSKMFPERLNVLAKRFNEYNCSIGVEIVGKHKSVKPYQHIYRFTTSQIYSFCKEANITNVGIVLDTFLLDQESNNQDILQQFETKDIISVKASDSDNNKKIRNLPRQTNVIDLPFIMQTLRNIRYNGPITPISDEPRVFSFPNEIAVILAGGYLTRLWKDSFTKTED from the coding sequence ATGTTTAAAAACTTATCTTTAAAATCTTTTAATATTAATACCGGTTTACGGGAATCTTTACGGCTTGCTAACCTTGGAAACTTTGAAGGGATAGACTTGAATATTTTAGATGTAGAAGCACTTTGTCAAACCCACTCAGTTAATTACGTTAAAGGAATGTTGGACTCTTTTAATATAAAACCAGGGGTATGGAATTTATCCTCTGACATAACTTTAACGGATGCAGGCTTTACAGCAAATATAGATAAACTTACATCTCTTGTTGAGATATCTGAAAAAATTGGAGCCAACAGATGTGTGTTATCTCTTCCAGTGGGTTCAGACACTACCTCTTGTGAAGATTTTTCTAAAATGTTTCCAGAACGTCTAAATGTACTCGCCAAAAGATTCAATGAATATAATTGCAGTATTGGTGTTGAGATTGTGGGGAAACATAAATCTGTAAAACCATATCAACATATTTACAGATTTACTACAAGCCAGATATATTCCTTTTGTAAAGAAGCAAATATCACAAATGTGGGAATTGTTTTGGATACTTTCCTTTTAGACCAAGAATCAAACAATCAAGATATACTGCAACAATTTGAAACCAAAGATATTATCTCAGTAAAAGCAAGCGATTCTGATAATAACAAAAAGATAAGAAACCTCCCAAGACAAACCAATGTAATTGACCTACCTTTTATTATGCAAACATTACGAAATATTAGGTACAACGGACCTATAACCCCTATATCTGACGAACCAAGAGTGTTCTCTTTTCCTAACGAGATTGCTGTGATTTTAGCTGGTGGATATCTCACTAGACTATGGAAAGATAGTTTTACAAAAACAGAGGATTAA